The Micromonospora krabiensis genome window below encodes:
- a CDS encoding response regulator transcription factor translates to MRERRVLVVEDERTIAESVAARLRAEGFAVDIAGDGPGAVERFRTGQPDLVVLDVMLPGFDGLEVCRRIQADRPVPVLMLTARDDETDLLVGLAVGADDYLTKPFSMRELAARVHVLLRRVDRATAAPAPTLRLGDIEINQAERRVRKAGAEVHLTPTEFDLLVHLAGRPRTVLPREVLLADVWGWADGSGTRTVDSHVKALRRKLGADLIRTVHGIGYALEVPA, encoded by the coding sequence ATGAGGGAGCGCCGGGTGCTGGTGGTGGAGGACGAGCGGACGATCGCGGAGTCGGTGGCCGCGCGGCTGCGCGCCGAGGGCTTCGCGGTCGACATCGCCGGAGACGGCCCGGGCGCCGTCGAGCGTTTCCGGACCGGGCAGCCCGACCTGGTCGTCCTCGACGTCATGCTGCCGGGGTTCGACGGCCTGGAGGTGTGCCGGCGGATCCAGGCCGACCGGCCGGTCCCGGTGTTGATGCTCACCGCGCGGGACGACGAGACGGACCTGCTGGTGGGCCTCGCGGTCGGGGCGGACGACTACCTCACCAAGCCGTTCTCCATGCGGGAGCTCGCCGCCCGGGTGCACGTCCTGCTGCGCCGCGTGGACCGGGCGACCGCCGCGCCGGCGCCCACCCTGCGACTGGGTGACATCGAGATCAACCAGGCCGAGCGCCGGGTCCGCAAGGCCGGCGCGGAGGTCCACCTCACACCGACCGAGTTCGACCTGCTGGTGCACCTGGCCGGGCGACCCCGGACCGTGCTTCCCCGGGAGGTGCTGCTCGCCGACGTCTGGGGCTGGGCCGACGGCTCCGGCACCCGCACCGTCGACAGCCACGTTAAGGCGTTGCGCCGCAAGCTCGGTGCCGACCTGATCCGCACCGTGCACGGCATCGGCTACGCGCTGGAGGTGCCGGCGTGA
- a CDS encoding DUF5701 family protein, producing MYDADSEFDRQVDRLVELGYPGLAGRTDDDFRALVAPLRAAARQGTAGLPAPTEGRVPFLLVTTRELIPVAERLGLTTLDGKRKPGVLDRNYAEGDLARFDPIKELEVPESPAYLLFDVDRGADLVNLAPAAAMEVITGKDRLPLTIDEGIAFVTLHPSALAKNKCFSLVGSRCGDKRVPAIWISQGAPKLGWCWYGNPHTWLGSASARPERVGLS from the coding sequence ATGTACGACGCCGACAGCGAGTTCGACCGCCAGGTGGACCGACTGGTGGAGCTGGGCTACCCGGGGCTCGCCGGCAGGACCGACGACGACTTCCGCGCGCTGGTCGCCCCGTTGCGGGCGGCTGCCCGGCAGGGCACGGCCGGCCTGCCGGCGCCCACCGAGGGTCGGGTGCCGTTCCTGCTGGTCACCACGCGCGAGCTGATCCCGGTGGCGGAGCGGCTGGGGCTCACCACGCTCGACGGCAAGCGGAAGCCCGGCGTCCTCGACCGCAACTACGCCGAGGGCGACCTGGCCCGCTTCGACCCGATCAAGGAGCTGGAGGTGCCGGAGAGCCCGGCTTACCTGCTCTTCGACGTCGACCGGGGTGCGGATCTGGTGAACCTGGCCCCCGCCGCCGCGATGGAGGTCATCACCGGCAAGGACCGGTTGCCGCTCACCATCGACGAGGGGATCGCGTTCGTCACGCTGCACCCGTCCGCGCTGGCGAAGAACAAGTGCTTCTCGCTGGTCGGGTCGCGCTGCGGCGACAAGCGGGTGCCGGCGATCTGGATCAGCCAGGGCGCGCCGAAGCTCGGCTGGTGCTGGTACGGCAACCCGCACACCTGGCTGGGCTCTGCCTCCGCCCGTCCGGAGCGCGTCGGCCTGTCCTGA
- a CDS encoding LytR/AlgR family response regulator transcription factor, producing MSARSEPGASGFLRVLAVDDEPPALDELAYHLRADPRVARLHTAGDATEALRLLRDGDVDVVFLDIRMPGLDGMELARVLRRFARPPAIVFVTAYDDGAVDAFDLGATDYVRKPVRAERLAESLRRVIGSRVVPSHPAALARAEEDPTIPIELAGTTRMLPRSAVRWVEAQGDYARLHTADGSHLVRVSLATLAERWADAGFVRVHRSYLVQLKLIAELRLVNSGYVVVIDGTELPVSRRHTRELKDKLVRAAKQDWSR from the coding sequence GTGAGCGCGAGGAGCGAGCCGGGGGCGTCGGGTTTCCTGCGGGTGCTGGCGGTCGACGACGAGCCGCCCGCGCTCGACGAGTTGGCCTACCACCTGCGGGCCGATCCTCGGGTGGCGCGGCTGCACACGGCCGGTGACGCGACCGAGGCGCTTCGGTTGCTCCGCGACGGCGACGTGGACGTCGTCTTCCTCGACATCCGGATGCCGGGGCTGGACGGGATGGAGTTGGCGCGGGTGCTGCGCCGGTTCGCGCGTCCGCCGGCGATCGTGTTCGTGACCGCGTACGACGACGGCGCGGTCGACGCGTTCGACCTGGGGGCCACCGACTACGTCCGCAAGCCGGTACGCGCGGAGCGCTTGGCGGAGTCGCTGCGCCGGGTGATCGGCTCCCGGGTGGTGCCGTCGCACCCGGCGGCGCTGGCCCGTGCCGAGGAGGACCCGACCATTCCGATCGAGCTGGCCGGCACCACCCGGATGCTGCCCCGTTCGGCCGTGCGATGGGTGGAGGCGCAGGGCGACTACGCCCGGCTGCACACGGCGGACGGCTCGCACCTGGTCCGGGTGTCGCTGGCGACGTTGGCCGAACGCTGGGCGGACGCCGGGTTCGTCCGCGTCCACCGGTCGTACCTGGTGCAGTTGAAGCTCATCGCGGAGCTGCGGCTGGTCAACTCCGGCTACGTGGTGGTGATCGACGGCACCGAGCTGCCGGTGAGCCGGCGGCACACCCGGGAGCTGAAGGACAAGCTGGTCCGCGCGGCGAAGCAGGACTGGAGCCGCTGA